A region of the Salvia splendens isolate huo1 chromosome 11, SspV2, whole genome shotgun sequence genome:
ATTGACCTTTgacttttatgaattttgtgagattaaaatttttgataaaattaaaaaatctattggaatcaaactaaatatataaattgaaacGAATAACTCTAAACttgtactcccttcatccctaaagagtatgaactatttcctttttcgtccgtccccaaagagtatgaaattttaattttggaaactctcttctctctaatgaggtgagactcattctccactaacaatacttaaaaaactttctctatctatctcttttacttcaccaataatgcattaaaactcatgccgaactcaaagttcatactctttaagAACGAAGAAAGTACTATCAAATGAGAGGGGTGCTTACGTAAAgagcttatatatatataatatttagcGGATATTCCCATGTAGTGACGGAACCAGGAAATTAAATAAGCCAGAgatgaaattttttaaataataataatattaaaatatttaactttaCATGTAATGTTTGTACAGCTTTTACGACACACTAGATGACAttcctccgtccgcgaatagaagtctcatttctttcggcacaggttttaagaaatgttaagaaaagtgggtggaagaaagttagtggaatatgagtctcgtttttatatattagtagttttaaatgaaatgtgagaggattgagttagtggaatgtatgtctcttttccatttatagtaataatgaaccgggactcctatttgcggacggaccaaaatgaaaaaaatgggactcctattcgcggatgaGTAACTGTTTTCGACAAATCGCTATGTCTTGAAATCGCCTAAGAATAGTctcattctaatttttttaaaaaattattcctCAATGTATACAACTAATATATTATTAGTTCATTTATCTCCCATTCTATTTTAGAAATATATCTTAAATAAGTTTCACatactaataaatttattaacaaCTATTTGCATAACACTTgcaaataattttatactactaatacTAATTCTACCAAAACACCTAGTGATCTATTTTACAAAGATATCATAAATAAGTTTCACttactaataaatttattaactaCTACTTGCATAACAATTgcaaataattttatactactaattctaattctacCAAACCACCAAGTGATCTGAATCCAAGTACCAAGTAAATTAGGAGGTTTGGGGacaaacaaaatttataaaaaacatGAGAAGTATTGCACACTGCACttaagattattttatttgataaaattatatacaTTTACATATCAAATTTTAATCTGAATCGGCTAATTATGTCAAGGGCATCATTAGTTTATTATATCCAAAAATTAAAAGCAGCCAAACAATTATATAAATGGCCCAAAACTTATAAGCCCAAGTCTCATTTTCTTTAACAATTTTTCAATTTCGCAGAATTAGCGGCGGCAGCGGATTCCGTGGAGTCTGGACGGTTGAAGTGCAGGGCTTAATCTGGGGCGGAGATCGGTCGGAGAACGGAGGAATAAGGCGGGGTCGGGGTTCGGTGCCGAtcaagcccccgctggagcgggGGCTTGTCCCTACGTAGTTCCGTCGCTGTTCCCATGTATTATCTATTTACTTAATAATGCTGAAACTGTACAGGTCATCCATTATAAAGTAAACTCAAtcagaaatataaatatataacgTAAATATCTTTTGTAATATCTATAATATCTGTAATATTTTCTTATCTATCAAAAATCTCTTTAACTATCAAACCCCTTATTAAATTTACTCTtacaaatttaatactactatactaCTCCACTAAGTTATTTGCCGTTAAATTCTAGAAAAAAAACCGCAATGAATATATCTTTCATTTGCCCACAAAAATAGGGTTGAGAAATGGCGGGAATCCGCAAACTCCCAACACTTGTTCATCTTTTTAAGCCCCACGCCGCTTTCACTACTAATTTCATCTGCACACTCCTCACATTTCAAAACCGCAAATTCTCTTCAAATTCGCTCAAAATGGCTCAGGCGGCGTTGAATTCGAACCAAACCCCTGAAATCCAAGAGCCTTCGGCCAAGATTCAGAAGACCCACGACCACAACGGTGTTTCCGAAGCCAAGCCCACTGCAATCGCGCCGTTTCTGCGAGTGAAAAGGCTCTCGGAGAAAGCCGTGTTGCCGTCTAGGGGTTCCCCTCTTTCGGCAGGCTACGATCTCTCTAGGTATGCCTTTTTTTCTCCGTGAACCAGCATCCTCTCTCTTTTTCCCTCCCCTGTTTCGACAAATTTATAAGTACTTATGTGAATTCAATAGCGCCGCGGAGACGAAGGTTCCAGCAAGAGGAAAAGCTCTGGTGCCAACGGATCTCAGCGTCGCTGTTCCTGAGGGAACATATGCTCGAATCGGTAATTTTACTCCTTAATTGTAAATGTTTTTGCTTCTCTTCGATGAATAATTGCACAACTGTGAGGAGGTTTCTGTTAACTGCAGCGCCGCGGTCTGGGCTGGCGTGGAAGCACTCGATCGATGTTGGGGCGGGGGTTGTGGACGCTGACTACCGGGGGCCGGTTGGGGTGATCCTTTTCAACCATTCCGAAGTGGATTTCGAAGTGAAGGTTGGAGATAGAATCGCGCAGTTGATCATCGAGCAGATTGTGACGCCGGAAGTGGCTGAGGTTGATGATCTTGATGCCACGGCTCGCGGCTCTGGTGGGTTTGGATCTACCGGCGTCTAGGGGTTAATGTTTCGCGTATTTGCTAAGTTAGATGATGTATTGTGTTGAAGGATGGCAAAGCTGAAATGTTGATTTTGGGTTTTCTGACTTGGTTCAGTCATTTTGTTGAACATGTGGTGTATGCGTTTTGTGCTTGCCTTCGTATTTTTAAACTTGGAAATTATGATGCAACGTTTCTGGATTGGTTAATATGTGGAAGAAGCAAATTGTGTTCACATTCCTTATATTTTATCTCTGTTGTGATTCAGAGGAATTACTGTGAATAACTCTGTAAGCGACGAACTTAATAGTTAAAACAATGCAAATTGTTTGTTGCTTACTTCCAAACCTTACTTCCTCCTTGGtttttttcatcttcttctttattgtcgccaaattaaataaaagtactataatttattaaCAATTGTTTATTTTTGACATATACTAGATAAGATTAAAGCAACAACTTACTTATTAACATGATACTACTCCTAATCACTTTTGGGTTAggatcatgttttggaacgttatattttaatttaattccaGAGTTGGGGGTCTGTCTAAATCCCTGTCCACTGGGTGCAATCTTTATGTGAGTTATCAATTATTTGGGCAACATTTTGATTACTTACATTGCATCTCCTTGGTGGAATTTTTTTCATGTACTTCCGTCCCCCATTAATAGGCACCCCTAccttttactacttttggtaggTAATGtaccccacattccactcacattttattataaaactagtgGCATGCACGACCCAATTGATTATGGAAAACAATACCATTATATGCCGTTATGAGCTcgtaaatatatataataacaaTTTACCATACCAATAAAATTTCAGATAATTGTttcaaaactaaaaattacacaCATCAATATATAAGAACATTCTTCAATCTCTACTATAAAATATTCACCTACAAACACatgttgaataaaataaaatggactgTGGATCACACCgatctattttatttcttttacactaattttcaaaataatattataaaataaaaaaaaaatatggtcATACAAAATCTGAATTCATACATGTACAATATcaacaaatatataaaataattaataaatatacaaTTGAGCCGGCTCTCCTTCCATATTTGATGATACAAACTTGGCATGTCTTTGGCAATCAGTTGAGATACCGCGTTATTTAGTGTGGAAGATGATGGAGCCTGCCTATTTATTTGTTTCAAAGTTGATCTCCATAGCTGAAAgatgtaatttatttttctcgATTTCTATTATTTCCGAAAACCCTTATCCCTCTCATTTTGTGTCGCTCTATTTTCTTCACCACTCATCCGCAATAATGAGCAATAATGGCTCTGGTTGACGCTACTGTATATATTAGTAGGTTTTATTGGATTAAATTCCAACGATAATTCGCAATTAATGGGGAAATACGTTATAGCAATCAGAGATAAGTCATTATTTAGCTGAATGAAACGCTTTTGGCCATGGAATCTCCAAAATGGAATGACAATATCAAAAGCGTTTCTGCATGTAATAGTCATGGGAAGGAATAGTTATtcaataattattcaaattGATTTTGTAAATTATAAACATTTCAGAATAGGacaaaacttataaatatttctaAAGAATGCCAAAACTCGCCTTTTATGTATGTATAGAtagattaatatataaaagtaggattcactttccactacatttcttaaactccgtacCAAGTCAACCGATGCCAATTAATGGGGGAGTGAGTAGTTTAATATGTCCCCATCACCTCAAAGCAAATTTactgtaatttttaaaattatgattgTACTCGTGTGTATTATTATTGCTATTATTACTAAGTACTCCATCCCCATTAGGAGTCCCTATTTACTATTATAGTGTGTCCGCCATTAAGATTCTCGGTTTACTTTTACTATAGCTGGTATGTAGATCCTACATTCCAATCATATTGTACTTGTGTGTATATTATTATTGCTATTATTACTAAGTACTTCATCCCCATTAGGAGTCTCGATTTACCATTTCATTGTGTCTGCCATTAAGATTCCCATTAGGAGTCTCGATTCACCATTTCATTGTGTCTGCCATTAAGattctctatttatttttactataattGGTATGTAGACGCtacatttcactcatattttattataaaactaatatataaaaaatggttATCACATTCCACTCTCTTTTCCATCCACTTTCCTATATAGAAgtatatttcttaaattttgtctcaaactcaaatgagactcccaATGGCGGATGAATGAGatattaatatttacaaaatataattttaattactaCTCCACTTTTCTTGGATATTTGAATTGATCTAATCAATACAAATTTTCAATACttcaaaatttattgatatttataatCAATCAAAATTATTCACATACtctaaaatatattttttatgccAAAAAGAAAACTTTTGATTTCATTTGTCTCATGGAAATGAAAGTGTACATTGATAATTTGATAAGGAAGAAAAAATTCgctaaattaaaatttcaatacttcaaaatttattgatatttataatCAATCAAAAATTATTCACATACtctaaaatatatttttatgccAAATAAGAAAACTTCTGATTTCATTTGTCTCATGGAAATGAAAGTGTACATTGATAATTTGATAAGGAAGAAAAAATTCGCTAAATTTTCTATATGAGACaacattatttatattattaaataataataataataataataatacattcAACGCGTTACATCATACtgatgtaaatcaaataatgctAATTCTACTCCAAGATTTCTCCTATTTTCATATTAAAATCATCTATCAATTAATCATTAAAgtttaattattactcccttcgtcctcaaagaatatgcactttgggttcgacacgagttttaatgcaaaattggtaaagtaagagagaggtagaaaaaaagtaattaaaatattgttagtggagaatgagtctcacttcaatagagagaaaagagtttccaaaagaaagtgtatatattcttgtaggacggattaaaaatgaaagagtacatattcttgtgggacggagggagtatatactagtTGATAGATATACATATGCAGTGAAGGCATATAATGAGCCAAACCGGATCTGGGGTCTGATTCAAACAGTTCTTTGCCTATCAAGACGATGTCCAAATTCTTTTGTCTTACCACCGTTATCTTCGTCTTTGAAATAGCTTAGCGTGGGTACCTtgtacgcctcaatcggagctcgAATGAAGAAGTTATGGCCATTTGATGAAGACGATGTAAAACGCCGAGGTTGGCATCGTTTTCGCCCGGGTCGGTCGTTCTCTCGGAAAATGCcgaatttcaattttcaaatagGTTTATGGAGCAGTTTTTGGGGGATATTCAGATATTTTCATACACAAAAATTATCAGAgaaagaggaggaagagaggaagaagaagattggaGGTCCAATCACTCAACTTCCATCATTCTGAGGAGATTTGTTATTTCATTACTTCTATGGTTCTTCTTTATTGTATGTggatgtgtaactaaactcttACGTTGCTCCTAATTTGTGAAAGATGTGAATTACTTTAGGATTCTAtggattaatattaatttatgatctTTTTTTACGGTGTTTTTTACATTGAATTATAAGTCCGGCCTGATTTATTATTCAATAATGTCTTTTAgtcaatgtctctttaacttggttaaaaggtggaaacgtagatagacctgtcaaaatggataacgggtattggatacccgatattCGAACCCGAAAAAGTCgggtaattggatacccgaAACCCGATTTTTCGGGTTTCGGATCAAGATCGGGTATTGGGAATTTTGGATTTTCGGGTATCGGATATACccgaattttctaattttttttaaattaataaatagtgtgttaattcttttttttataaatcaaCTActgtaattattaaaaaatttaaatagtgTGTTAATTCTAATTTGCATATTATGTacttaaaaaatactccctccgtcccgcataatttgggacactttgaccgggcacgagttttaagaaatgtaatgaaaagtgagttgaaaaagttagtggaatgtgagtcctacttttatatattagttttataattagatgtgagtaggaatgagttagtggaatgtagggtccactaccaaaaatggtaaaagtgaaatgagtcaaattatgtgggacggcccaaaatggaaaactgggtcaaattatgtgggacggagggagtaactcaTTTTAAGTTCACAACTTCCCACCAATATAGGTGGTACGATTTCAGCAATAGACGCCCATgattctgccacatcatcattgagaaatcattttttaattgtattttcaTGTACGAATGGTAAGGTTGTCACATACCAACTTATCAGTTAAGGAAAATTCCTAAATTAACGACATTGATGGCCCCACTACATGTCAAGTTacaattttcctatttttttgatttaatttaaaatactttcCTTACATTTTATTCATTCCACGGTTGTTGAAGATTTTATACGATGAGTCCGCGAAAatttgatgttagtgaatgcaggaaaaacgcaaatcacgacacagagaatttacgtggttcgatttactgaggtaaatctacgtccacgggaagaaaagagggcagagttgtattgcttgatctgttttctacagcttacaatacagacttgctattttgtattctatctctagagatcgagagaatgtcTAGAAGCtcaccctatctatctgatctaggttctatttatacaaaggaccaagatcgtggcatgcagctatttactaggtagtggatgtcgtggagagcgtggcgatcttgcatgggtccactatcctgcatgagttaatgactgcttgacaccactaaatagatcgtgggtgtagtggaggtcgtggaggttctgcatgagtccactatctcccagttcggtcgaatactgagaccgaactgctgaattattgccgagcagcttttgccgatctgagagtagagcttgatgccgacctgagtgcagagtttgattggttggctttcaccgagctgtaggctggggccgaactctttggttgtgccgaactgaactctttagtcatgccgaactgaactctttcttgggccttaggctgatgggctttactgctgttgggcttggttagtacgtactccatcactaccccccccggaaagcgaagtgaattacttcggcattctgtataaaggtacggggtaagttgatgtttgtcctcggccTTATGAAGTGCACTCttttttgaccggactcgtctttggtctgatgaaataaacatctttgaccggactcgtctttgatctgatgaaataaacatctttgactggACTacgcttgtgtcctaatttggcgaattttatcgctcggatcggactttccgttgtcctaatttggggatcggactttcccttgtcctaattcggcgagttttatcgcgtggatcggactttcccttgtcctaattcaggcaagttttatcgcgagaatcggactctcgttgcagttcgtttcagacgaagtgcttgatttttaagccgaattgtggtcttgtatcctctttagaagcttggacttcacaatcgttggcttattgcagctcgtttcagacgaactgcttgtttaagctgaattgtggtcttgtatcttctgtagaagctttgactcacaatcgttggcctgtatatgttctaagaaggggatcagccttcgaagaacaagatacctcagtaacatttgtaagagacgacacgcacagagacagataaaaaacataaacaaaacgcacagagacaaataaagaccaagtaaaccaaaataaagcacattgagcaaacaagactcaagactgactgaccggactgtctcttacaaatggaactttttgaggttggaaatgtgccatgttcggggtacctgttctcctgacatgcgagccaatttgtaagaccctttg
Encoded here:
- the LOC121755337 gene encoding deoxyuridine 5'-triphosphate nucleotidohydrolase-like, whose amino-acid sequence is MAGIRKLPTLVHLFKPHAAFTTNFICTLLTFQNRKFSSNSLKMAQAALNSNQTPEIQEPSAKIQKTHDHNGVSEAKPTAIAPFLRVKRLSEKAVLPSRGSPLSAGYDLSSAAETKVPARGKALVPTDLSVAVPEGTYARIAPRSGLAWKHSIDVGAGVVDADYRGPVGVILFNHSEVDFEVKVGDRIAQLIIEQIVTPEVAEVDDLDATARGSGGFGSTGV